The window TATGAACTGATCACACACTTACCGGTCAGTTTACCAGACGTATACCCGTAACTGTTGAACGCTGTTTTCGGACGATCTTTCGATAATTTCAGCCACTTTTCAAACGCGGCCGTCGCTTCCTCTTTCTTACGTTGCTGCTCTTCTAAcgttttctgttttttctcATCTTCCTCTTGTTTCTGTTTCAGTTCGGCTTCTTTTTTTTGtctgaacgaaaaaaaatgtttaattttttcaatttttcgtaAATTCATCCTCTCGGAAAAGTGATTTTCAGATAAGTGGCGCCACCGTGCTCCCCGTTACCTCGACCATTctttatatttctgtttcgATTTCTCTTCGACGTGTCGTTTCTCTTCGGTTTTCATTTCCTCCGCGActttttgtttctgtttctcgAGTTTCGTTTTCGTTTGTTCCTGGATGTTTTTCTGATGAAGCCACTCTTTACGTTTCTCCTCGGCTTGTTTCAGTTTGCGCTGTTTTTCCGTTTCCAGGCGCTGTTTCTCTTCCTGTTCGCGTTTCAGTTTCTCTCGTTCTTGCGTTTTTTTCTTGCGTTCGAGTCGGGCTTTTTCGACGAGCCATTTCTCCCACGACGACAGCTTTTTGATTTTTGcctcctcatcatcatcatcatcatcagcagcagcagtttcACTGAATCATTAAAATAAACATGATTATAATCTTACATATTACTTATAGAAAGAATACCCCAGATTATCCATATATGAACCTGGGCCCGGTTCACCAGTtgagagttagagttaactcggagttaaagttagttcatttcagtgagttaactcagagtcaaatcttaactcagaactatggaactgggtcctgatctatttataaaaaggCCTCGCctctggggccagttgttGCTctgtcatggcttagactcaAGACCAGCCTAAGGCCAACTTATTtcaatagccaatctaacaacttaagaccagtcaaacaccattttggttctatagccaatctaataatttaaaaccagtataagctcattttggttctataaccaatctaacttaagaccagtctaagctcattttggttttacagctaatctaacaacttaagaccaggcagtctaagaccatcatAGCTCAATTTGGTTCAATAGCCAActtaacaacttgagaccagtgaTAAAACTTAAGACTTTTGGAATTACTTTGCAGCCAGGTCAAACCCGCTCTAAACCTTGAACTTCAAACAACTTTATGACTAAAGCAGCTTCTTCGCCCTACCTCCCTCTCCCCCACTCAACTCTCCTTTCACCTCTCACCTACCCTCCCCCAGACCTTTTTACTCACCTCTCCCTTCCCAGGATTATCTACTCACCTCCCCTATCTAACCACTCCACCTCCAACCCTTAATTCTCACCTATCAAACGCTTTTATTCCgttgttattcaattctttattctgTTTATCGTCGAGTTCAGTTTTCTTGTCGTCGTTTTTCTCCTCGTTCCGCTCATCCTCATTGTTGCGGCCGTCGACGGTTACGCCGCCGATATTCTCTATATCTGCGTCGTAATCGTCG is drawn from Tubulanus polymorphus chromosome 10, tnTubPoly1.2, whole genome shotgun sequence and contains these coding sequences:
- the LOC141912019 gene encoding uncharacterized protein LOC141912019 codes for the protein MSARPRPVTAIVKHPSPVHESTRIISSSSHSLSLDSTGDSTKSLISVLDHDSLDDYDADIENIGGVTVDGRNNEDERNEEKNDDKKTELDDKQNKELNNNGIKAFDSETAAADDDDDDEEAKIKKLSSWEKWLVEKARLERKKKTQEREKLKREQEEKQRLETEKQRKLKQAEEKRKEWLHQKNIQEQTKTKLEKQKQKVAEEMKTEEKRHVEEKSKQKYKEWSRQKKEAELKQKQEEDEKKQKTLEEQQRKKEEATAAFEKWLKLSKDRPKTAFNSYGYTSGKLTGYYDRTAYPTPSYYNPIPWQPVHVPKQHVARKKTKPVNPKNKRWNPSKYY